Genomic segment of Brachyhypopomus gauderio isolate BG-103 chromosome 10, BGAUD_0.2, whole genome shotgun sequence:
CAACGCAGAAGTGCACCAAGGCTCTCCGGTAAATGGTTCAGGGTTAGATGTAGCAGTCTGGGTCAGCTCAACGGTTTGTTCTAGCAACAACACTGATGGCTCTGTGTGTGCAGGGAACCAAGGGGGAACCACCTGAGGGCCAACAGCACAAGGGAGGAATAGGGAAAAAGATGAAAGCCATGTCCATGACGATGCGTAAGAAGATGGGGAGAAAATACGTTAAAGCTTTATCAGAGGAAATGGTGAGTGGCTGATGGTGAACGcgatgctccccccccccccccccccccccccccctttcctgcAGCGTCTGCTGTTTTTGTGCCGTTTCGTGTTAACCTATCACTGAAAAACATCTCAACATCTCAACTTTCCAACCACCGACACAAACTGTTTTACAATACAAACATACAGTGTGTGGTCGCTGTTGAGAATAACAATTTATTATTTACACAAAACTTAAAACGAATGCAGAACTTTGTAGTGCCAAAAGCTATATTTGTTTTTCATTCAAGACTGATCCTTTTtaaagtaaaatatatatatcagtggcgCATATGTTCTAAAGGCACTGCTGGAGTCCTACATTTAGCCAGGTGTTCAGGACTCCAATCTATGGCAGTGTGTTTTACATGAGGACCCATCACTCGTTACTACAAACAGTtcttcagacacacacagatgggttACACACTCCTGCTATGCTAGTTAAATCTGACAAGACAGTACTTGCAGATTAAAGACTTTGCTTGGAAGAGTCGAGTGACGTGAACCATCATACTGAGCTGCTTTGGTGCGTCACGGTGAAGCTGAGTTCAGTGCTACAGGTCCTCGTCTTCCTGACAGTGAAGTAATCTTCACTAGTGGAACTGTATGAGCAGAACTCTGGCAATCCTGTTCACGCAGGGAGAGGACGTGGGGAGAGACCacggagaggaaggagaggctCACCTGAGTGATGCTGTTGCCAGCAGCCACCCAAAGACCAGCAACTCCATGGAAAGTATTCACAGCGAGCAGAGGTGCTCTGGTAAGCCCCCCGAGTCCTGAGGAGCCCCTGAAGGCTGCAGCCAGCCAGTCCTCAAACTGGGCTGCAATATTTACATTTGATACTGTGAGATTTCCCTCCTTCCTTCACTATCGATGATGTCAGGAATGAAACAGCTGTATGTTAAACCACACTGAGAATATAGGCAGTGGGCTTTAGTACTCAGGATGTTGAAGAGAAACAGCCTGTTTTGTAAAGGATCGAGACTGAATGGTCTAGGTGACCCTGACTGTTCCTAACCAGTAGGTGGCGTCACCAGCGGCTCTGTGCCCTCTGGTTCTGGACAGAGGCTGGAGGAAGATCACGGTTTTACAGGCCAGTTCTGTGGCAGGGCAAAAGTCCACACCAACTTCCTGCCTAGTCCATACGACACTGGGTCCCTCAAACTCAAGGTAGCCATCGCACAAGAACCAACCAAGTAAGTAGTTAGTAGCCAATTCAGAAACTCATCCTGCTGAATGTTCTGTCATCAGGCGGGAGACATCATCGACATCATCAGTAAGACGCCCATGGGAATATGGACTGGAATGCTGAATGGTAAAGTGGGCAACTTTAAGTTCATCTACGTGGACGTCCTGTCAGAAGAACCTGTGCTGGTTCACAGGTCACATGACCACAGGAGGAGCAAGAGGCCTCGGCCCAAAACCCTCCACGAGCTACTGGAGAAACTCAACCTTGAGGTGCAGTTTAATAGGGAAATGTCACTGTTTGTCAAACATGGCCTTCAGGtagggaaagaaagcaaaataaaataaaaattcaaagagAGAGAATATTTACTTAATAGTTTTGAAATGAATCTCATAGTATAGGGTGTGTTCTATggcatatagtatataaatTGTATAGGATAGGTTCTTTGTACTAGATGCGTCTTGACATGTCTGATGAATTACAAGCAAGTAGGTATTTTGTCCTAGTAAACACTACACAGTATAAGTGACACCAGATTAAGAAAAAATGTCTGTTATTGAAATTTGAAGGGAAACTGCGGACGTCCTATTTTAACTAATTAATGTGATAGCAGCACTTGATGCTGTAAACTGTCTGTGAAATCCTTCCTTGCCCTCATTACTGTGGATAACCCAACACTGTTAGGTAACATCACGTGTGGATAACCCAACACTGTTAGGTAACATCACGTGTGGATAACCCAACACTGTTAGGTAACATCACGTGTGGATAACCCAACACTGTTAGGTAACATCACGTGTGGATAACCCAACACTGTCAGGTAACATCACGTGTGGATAACCCATCACGTGTCTCCCTTCAGGAGCTGGAGTGCTCTCTGCTGTTAAACGGGTATCAGACAGTGGAAGACCTGAAATACCTGAAGGAACAACACCTGATAGAGCTGAATGTGACTGACCCGCAGCATAGACTCACACTGCTGGCCTTCACGCAGTCTCTGCAGGACTCAGAACGTGAGtgaagggacacacacacacacacacacactcaccaaacacacattcacaaacaacaaccaccaaacacacacacacacaccaaacaccacacacacgctcacaaacaccacacacatgcatacaccaaccaccacacacaccacacactcaccaaacacacactcacaaacaaccaccacacacacactaaacaccacacaaacccaccaccacacacacacatgcacatgtgtgcaaaaaacaaacaaaaataaagtttgaaaAAATGTCCCTTAAAAAGTTCCCAAACTTCCAGACTTAAATTTTGTTATAATTATTGTATAATTTAGTATTATGTTCATATTCAGCATAGCACTGAGTTAGTAACATAATATCCaag
This window contains:
- the samsn1b gene encoding SAM domain-containing protein SAMSN-1b isoform X2 is translated as MLQRRASNVSDKPKTKPKRSTSFGRFDASKPQSPQANAEVHQGSPGTKGEPPEGQQHKGGIGKKMKAMSMTMRKKMGRKYVKALSEEMGEDVGRDHGEEGEAHLSDAVASSHPKTSNSMESIHSEQRCSGGVTSGSVPSGSGQRLEEDHGFTGQFCGRAKVHTNFLPSPYDTGSLKLKAGDIIDIISKTPMGIWTGMLNGKVGNFKFIYVDVLSEEPVLVHRSHDHRRSKRPRPKTLHELLEKLNLEELECSLLLNGYQTVEDLKYLKEQHLIELNVTDPQHRLTLLAFTQSLQDSEHNNQKEDDEARGCPSEVAEVAQSDCPRDSGCYAASDSSDNSREDTESHVAACAHSSPPDT
- the samsn1b gene encoding SAM domain-containing protein SAMSN-1b isoform X1: MLQRRASNVSDKPKTKPKRSTSFGRFDASKPQSPQANAEVHQGSPGTKGEPPEGQQHKGGIGKKMKAMSMTMRKKMGRKYVKALSEEMGEDVGRDHGEEGEAHLSDAVASSHPKTSNSMESIHSEQRCSVGGVTSGSVPSGSGQRLEEDHGFTGQFCGRAKVHTNFLPSPYDTGSLKLKAGDIIDIISKTPMGIWTGMLNGKVGNFKFIYVDVLSEEPVLVHRSHDHRRSKRPRPKTLHELLEKLNLEELECSLLLNGYQTVEDLKYLKEQHLIELNVTDPQHRLTLLAFTQSLQDSEHNNQKEDDEARGCPSEVAEVAQSDCPRDSGCYAASDSSDNSREDTESHVAACAHSSPPDT